One genomic window of Medicago truncatula cultivar Jemalong A17 chromosome 1, MtrunA17r5.0-ANR, whole genome shotgun sequence includes the following:
- the LOC11424251 gene encoding rust resistance kinase Lr10 translates to MNTYSHVMGWLLFVFYLNMFVHGTTTCPEDLTCGNQVIKFPFRIKNRQSPMCGYSGFELFCTSNNETIIELPHKVKLNVKNIDYKHQTIQLSDPQSCLYKHIHNLNLSESHFNYLKHDYDDFVDYHFINCSLLIRDDIDSYLVPCLSTSTSQTYAISSFTVIDSFPLSLCTKMFNVSTNVIDFLDKNSLRLMWSEPSCKHCESKGKICGWKNTVGNSTNKEVDCFPKKKKGSSKALVNTGSILGSLFFILLIGGIYHIYDSYILKKEKQAIVEKFLEDYRVLKPTRYSYVEIKRITNNFGDMLGQGAYGTVYKGSISKEFSVAVKILNVSQGNGQDFLNEVGTMSRIHHVNIVRLVGFCADGFKRALIYEYLPNGSLQKFINSPDNKKNFLGWKKLHEIALGIAKGIEYLHQGCDQRILHFDIKPQNVLLDHNFIPKISDFGLAKLCSRDQSIVSMTAARGTLGYIAPEVFSRNFGNVSYKSDVYSYGMMLLETIGGRKITEDLEENSSHVYYPEWIYNLIDDEEEMKIHIDDEGDEKIARKMAIVGLWCIQWHAMDRPSMQMVVQMLEENIDKTPIPPNPFDSQSRQPRRTDATATTRQVTHNLDVIQEID, encoded by the exons ATGAACACTTATTCTCATGTTATGGGATGGTTGTTGTTCGTGTTTTACCTTAATATGTTCGTGCATGGAACAACAACATGTCCAGAAGATTTAACATGTGGAAATCAAGTTATCAAGTTCCCTTTCCGAATCAAAAACCGTCAATCACCCATGTGTGGCTATTCAGGATTTGAGTTATTTTGTACATCAAATAATGAAACTATCATTGAACTTCCACACAAAGTGAAACTCAATGTCAAGAACATTGACTACAAACACCAAACTATTCAACTATCCGATCCACAAAGTTGTCTTTACAAACATATCCACAACCTTAATCTTTCAGAATCTCATTTCAACTACTTGaaacatgactatgatgatTTTGTCGACTATCACTTTATCAATTGTTCACTTTTGATTAGAGACGACATAGATTCTTATTTGGTTCCATGTCTAAGTACCTCAACCTCTCAGACATATGCTATATCTTCTTTTACCGTTATTGACAGCTTTCCTCTTTCGCTTTGCACCAAAATGTTTAACGTTTCAACAAATGTTATTGATTTTCTAGACAAAAACTCTCTTCGTTTGATGTGGTCTGAGCCTAGTTGTAAACATTGTGaatcaaaaggaaaaatatgTGGTTGGAAGAATACTGTTGGTAATAGTACCAACAAGGAAGTAGATTGTTTCCCCAAAAAGAAGAAAG GTTCATCAAAGGCTCTAGTGAACACAG GATCAATTTTAGGATCATTGTTTTTTATCTTGTTGATTGGTGGAATCTACCATATTTATGACTCTTACatactaaagaaagaaaaacaagcaATTGTAGAAAAGTTTTTAGAAGACTATAGAGTTCTTAAGCCCACCAGATACTCTTATGTAGAAATCAAGAGAATCACAAATAATTTCGGGGATATGTTAGGACAAGGAGCCTATGGAACTGTTTATAAAGGAAGCATTTCAAAAGAATTTAGTGTTGCTGTGAAGATACTAAATGTTTCTCAGGGAAATGGCCAAGACTTCCTAAATGAAGTTGGTACAATGAGTAGAATCCACCATGTTAATATTGTCCGATTGGTCGGTTTCTGTGCTGATGGATTTAAAAGAGCTCTTATTTATGAATATTTACCAAATGGTTCTCTGCAAAAGTTCATAAATTCACCGGACAACAAGAAAAACTTCCTTGGCTGGAAAAAGTTGCACGAAATTGCTTTAGGAATAGCTAAAGGAATTGAATATCTTCATCAAGGTTGTGATCAACGCATCCTCCATTTCGATATCAAGCCACAAAATGTGTTACTTGACCATAACTTTATTCCAAAAATATCTGACTTTGGTCTAGCTAAATTATGTTCAAGGGATCAGAGCATAGTATCAATGACTGCAGCTAGAGGAACATTGGGGTACATTGCTCCAGAAGTTTTTTCAAGGAACTTCGGAAATGTGTCTTACAAATCAGATGTTTACAGTTATGGAATGATGTTGCTTGAAACAATAGGAGGAAGGAAGATCACAGAGGACTTAGAGGAAAACAGTAGTCATGTTTACTATCCGGAATGGATTTATAATCTTATAGATGATGAAGAGGAAATGAAAATTCATATTGATGATGAAGGGGATGaaaaaattgcaagaaaaaTGGCCATTGTGGGACTATGGTGCATTCAGTGGCATGCTATGGATCGACCATCAATGCAAATGGTGGTTCAGATGTTGGAGGAAAATATAGACAAAACTCCAATACCTCCCAATCCTTTTGATTCCCAATCTAGACAACCTAGGAGGACTGATGCAACTGCAACTACTAGACAAGTAACCCACAATTTAGATGTAATTCAAGAGATAGATTGA
- the LOC11429262 gene encoding uncharacterized protein: MSFFATLNLVVVVLLLILPYNNVHGDEQQESCSKRCGVHNISHPFRLKDSPENCGDNRYILSCEDNDQLILYYGSFGKYYVQSINYNNFTIRLLDFNNLGHSNYSLQPHPLGLYNFTSTTINPRVLPYTVFDDYNIDLFNSMLYVTCPKHVQYSSGIYFDAACMNISNSYEQQKGNYIVFGDRSLLEFGLGDGCRIELMFLTSWPFEHGGNNIFCTDIRRMMFYGFELSWLNSLCKHGWYSEILDYNNQRRGCARLGNFLQTTSSTG; encoded by the coding sequence ATGTCATTCTTTGCAACATTGAACCTTGTGGTGGTGGTGCTGCTGCTTATACTTCCATACAACAACGTGCATGGAGATGAACAACAAGAGTCATGCTCTAAAAGGTGTGGTGTCCATAACATAAGCCACCCTTTCCGATTGAAAGACAGTCCCGAAAACTGTGGTGACAATAGGTACATCTTATCATGTGAGGACAACGACCAATTGATTTTGTACTATGGTTCATTTGGAAAATACTATGTACAATCGATTAATTACAACAACTTTACCATACGATTATTGGATTTCAATAATCTTGGTCACTCTAATTATTCCCTCCAACCTCATCCACTAGGCTTGTATAATTTCACTTCAACGACCATCAATCCAAGAGTCTTGCCATATACAGTGTTTGATGATTACAATATAGATTTGTTCAACTCTATGTTATATGTGACATGTCCTAAACATGTCCAATATTCTTCAGGTATTTACTTTGATGCTGCTTGTATGAACATTAGTAATTCTTATGAGCAGCAGAAAGGGAACTATATTGTGTTTGGGGACAGATCTCTTTTGGAATTTGGTCTAGGAGATGGATGTCGTATAGAGTTGATGTTTCTTACATCTTGGCCTTTTGAACATGGTGGCAACAACATTTTTTGCACGGATATTCGTCGTATGATGTTTTATGGATTTGAACTTTCATGGCTCAATAGCCTTTGTAAACATGGTTGGTATTCAGAAATCCTCGATTACAATAACCAACGTCGTGGTTGTGCACGTTTAGGTAATTTTCTCCAAACGACTTCCTCAACAGGCTGA
- the LOC11430370 gene encoding rust resistance kinase Lr10 has protein sequence MSFCHFSENKKMSFFATLNLLVVLVMLLILPYNNVHGDEQQDSCSTRCGDHNISHPFRLKDSPENCGDKRYILSCEDNNQLILYYGSFGKYYVQSINYNNFTIRLLDFNSHGYSNYSLPPHPLGFYSFDSRTINPIALPYRVFGDHYIDLFKSMLYVTCPKHVQYSSGIYFDAACMNISNSYEQQKGNYIVFGDKSLLELALGDECRIELMFLTSWDFKHGGNNNISCTDIHRMMFYGFELSWLNSLCKHGWYSDILDYNNQRRAPSETWSLQALVTVSILMYIGILLGFLSGVKFVLGVPIVLLIYKWRQKHLSVYDGIEDFLRSDNSIMPIRYSYKDIKKITEQFKIKLGNGGYGTVFKGKLRSDRLVAVKLLDKAKTNGQDFVNEVTTIGRIHHVNVVQLIGFCVEGSKRALIYEFMPNGSLEKYIFSLIEESNSLSCKKLYAISLGVARGIAYLHNGCNMKILHFDIKPHNILLDENFNPKVSDFGLARVSPTDKSIVSLTAARGTIGYMAPELFYRNVGTISHKADVYSFGMLLMEMASRRKNLNPLAEQSCQIYFPFWIYGQLHDGSEVTIENDTDEEMKLAKKMMIVALWCIQTKPGDRPSMDKVIEMLEEEDGDLQMPNKPYLYPQDLPAEDFRDGNTRSSWSSSDTSINDFMEPT, from the exons ATGAGTTTTTGCCACTTctcagaaaataaaaaaatgtcattctTTGCAACATTGAATCTTCTGGTGGTGTTGGTGATGTTGCTTATACTTCCATACAACAACGTGCATGGAGATGAACAACAAGATTCATGCTCTACAAGGTGCGGTGACCATAACATAAGCCACCCTTTCCGATTGAAAGACAGTCCCGAAAACTGTGGTGACAAAAGGTACATCTTATCATGTGAGGACAACAACCAATTGATTTTGTACTATGGTTCATTTGGAAAATACTATGTACAATCAATTAATTACAATAACTTCACTATACGTCTATTGGATTTCAATAGTCATGGTTACTCTAATTATTCCCTCCCACCTCATCCACTAGGCTTCTATAGTTTCGATTCAAGGACCATCAATCCAATAGCCTTGCCATATAGAGTGTTTGGGGATCACTATATAGATTTGTTCAAGTCTATGTTATATGTGACATGTCCCAAACATGTCCAATATTCTTCAGGTATTTACTTTGATGCTGCTTGTATGAACATTAGTAATTCTTATGAACAGCAGAAAGGGAACTATATTGTGTTTGGGGACAAATCTCTTTTGGAATTGGCTCTGGGAGATGAGTGTCGTATAGAGTTGATGTTTCTTACATCTTGGGATTTTAAGCATGGTGGAAACAACAACATTTCTTGTACGGATATTCATCGTATGATGTTTTATGGATTTGAACTTTCATGGCTCAATAGTCTTTGTAAACATGGTTGGTATTCAGACATCCTCGATTACAATAACCAACGTCGTGCACCTTCAG AAACTTGGAGTTTACAGGCTCTGGTAACCGTATCTATCTTGATGTACATAG GTATATTGCTTGGTTTTCTTTCCGGTGTTAAATTTGTTCTTGGAGTACCTATTGTATTATTAATCTACAAATGGCGACAAAAACATTTATCTGTGTATGATGGCATCGAAGATTTTCTACGCAGTGATAATAGCATCATGCCTATAAGGTACTCTTACAAAGACATAAAAAAGATAACAGAacaattcaagataaaactaggCAACGGAGGTTATGGAACTGTTTTTAAAGGAAAACTTCGAAGTGATCGTCTTGTAGCGGTCAAATTATTGGACAAAGCCAAGACCAACGGTCAAGATTTTGTCAATGAAGTTACTACCATTGGTAGGATTCACCATGTCAATGTGGTACAACTCATTGGATTTTGTGTGGAGGGTTCAAAACGTGCTCTTATATATGAATTCATGCCAAATGGATCACTggaaaaatacatattttctcTTATTGAAGAGAGTAACTCTTTGAGTTGTAAAAAATTGTATGCCATTTCTCTTGGTGTAGCTCGAGGTATTGCATACTTGCATAATGGATGCAATATGAAAATTCTACACTTTGATATAAAGCCTCATAACATCCTTCTTGATGAAAATTTCAATCCAAAAGTTTCTGATTTTGGATTAGCTAGGGTTTCTCCTACAGACAAAAGCATTGTGTCCTTAACTGCAGCAAGAGGAACCATTGGATACATGGCCCCTGAACTATTCTACAGAAATGTCGGCACAATATCTCACAAAGCTGATGTCTATAGCTTTGGGATGTTGTTGATGGAGATGGCAAGTAGAAGGAAGAACTTGAATCCATTGGCTGAGCAATCTTGCCAAATTTATTTCCCTTTTTGGATTTATGGTCAGTTACATGATGGAAGTGAAGTAACAATTGAGAATGACACagatgaagaaatgaaattgGCAAAGAAAATGATGATTGTGGCTTTATGGTGTATACAGACAAAACCAGGTGATCGTCCTTCAATGGATAAAGTGATTGAGATgcttgaagaagaagatgggGATTTGCAAATGCCTAATAAGCCTTACCTTTATCCACAAGATCTACCAGCTGAGGATTTTAGAGATGGTAATACTAGAAGTTCTTGGTCTTCCTCTGATACATCAATAAATGATTTCATGGAACCAACCTGA
- the LOC120575763 gene encoding rust resistance kinase Lr10 → MPSLTLVVVLLILIFSYNVDGDVEHQESCSRRCGVHSISHPFRLKDSPEKCGDKRYILSCEDNNQLILYYEFEEYHGKYYVQSINYNNFTIRLLDFNLASSNNSIPSYYSLGLYNFSSNFFTSPYLAYHRYKNYTNHMLTKSMLYVSCPNRMEYSYIGNCMNRTSYSQDVNSFYVGGYGKSLLEFGLGDGCHIEFMYLTWDVEDDGNINNISCTDIRRRMYYGFELSWLNSRCKHGRYAVLDQYNQPHCKYDYWNNAAWIVARLSFGLGVLVGLLSGVKFVLGLPFIIVLLIKKWRKKHQSMYDGVEDFLSSDNSIIPIRYSYKEIKKITGNFMTKLGNGGYGSVFKGQLRSGRLVAVKLLDSAKSNDRDFVNEVATIGRIHHVNVVQLIGFCVEGSKRVLIYEFMPNGSLEKYIFSHTEENYSLSCEQLYSISLGVARGIEYLHNGCNMKILHFDIKPHNILLDENFNPKVSDFGLARLCPTDKSIVSLTAARGTIGYMAPELFYRNVGTISYKADVYSFGMLLMEMANRRKNLDVLAGQSSQVYFPFWVYDQLQDGREITIENATNHEMKLAKKMMIVALWCIQAKPSDRPPMDKVLEMLEEEDEDLQMPNQPDLDAQDVRDDRTGSSLYSSGTLVTDSKEPI, encoded by the exons ATGCCATCCTTAACCCTTGTTGTGGTGTTACTAATACTGATATTCTCGTACAATGTAGATGGTGATGTTGAACATCAAGAGTCATGTTCAAGAAGGTGCGGTGTTCATAGCATCAGCCACCCTTTCCGATTGAAAGACAGTCCTGAAAAGTGTGGTGACAAAAGGTACATCCTATCATGTGAGGACAATAACCAATTGATTTTGTACTATGAATTTGAAGAATACCATGGAAAATACTATGTACAATCAATTAATTACAACAACTTCACCATACGACTATTGGATTTCAATCTTGCTTCTTCTAATAATTCCATCCCTTCTTATTATTCTTTAGGGCTTTATAATTTCAGTTCTAATTTCTTCACCTCACCCTACCTAGCCTATCATCGATACAAAAACTACACTAATCATATGTTGACGAAATCTATGTTATATGTGAGCTGTCCGAATCGGATGGAATATTCATACATTGGTAATTGTATGAATAGAACTTCATATTCACAGGATGTGAATTCTTTCTATGTTGGTGGCTATGGTAAATCTCTGTTGGAATTTGGGTTGGGAGACGGGTGTCATATAGAGTTTATGTATCTCACTTgggatgttgaagatgatggcaacatcaacaacatttcTTGTACAGACATTCGTCGTAGGATGTATTATGGATTTGAACTTTCTTGGCTCAACAGTCGGTGTAAACATGGTCGGTATGCAGTGCTCGATCAATATAACCAGCCTCACTGTAAATATG ATTACTGGAATAACGCGGCTTGGATAGTTGCACGTTTATCATTCGGCTTAG GTGTATTGGTTGGTTTGCTTAGCGGTGTTAAATTTGTTCTTGGATTGCCATTTATCATTGTATTATTAATCAAAAAATGGCGAAAGAAACATCAATCTATGTATGATGGCGTCGAAGATTTTCTAAGTAGTGATAATAGCATCATCCCTATAAGGTactcttacaaagagataaaaAAGATAACCGGAAATTTCATGACAAAACTAGGCAATGGAGGTTATGGATCTGTTTTCAAAGGACAACTTCGAAGTGGTCGTCTTGTAGCAGTCAAATTATTGGACAGTGCCAAGTCCAACGATCGAGATTTTGTCAATGAAGTTGCTACCATTGGTAGGATTCACCATGTTAATGTGGTACAACTCATTGGTTTCTGTGTGGAAGGTTCAAAACGTGTTCTGATATATGAATTTATGCCAAATGGATCACtagaaaaatacatattttctcATACCGAAGAGAATTATTCCTTGAGTTGCGAACAATTGTATTCAATTTCACTTGGAGTGGCTCGTGGCATTGAGTACTTGCACAATGGATGCAATATGAAAATTCTACACTTTGACATAAAGCCTCATAACATCCTTCTTGATGAAAATTTCAATCCAAAAGTTTCTGATTTTGGACTTGCTAGACTTTGTCCTACAGATAAAAGCATTGTGTCATTAACTGCAGCAAGAGGAACCATTGGATACATGGCCCCTGAACTATTCTACCGAAATGTCGGCACGATATCTTACAAAGCTGATGTTTATAGTTTTGGGATGTTGTTAATGGAGATGGCAAATAGAAGGAAGAACTTGGATGTATTGGCTGGTCAATCTAGCCAGGTTTATTTCCCTTTTTGGGTTTATGATCAGTTACAAGATGGAAGAGAAATAACAATTGAGAATGCTACAAATCATGAGATGAAATTGGCAAAGAAAATGATGATAGTGGCTTTGTGGTGTATTCAAGCGAAACCTAGTGATCGTCCTCCAATGGATAAAGTGTTGGAGATgcttgaagaagaagatgaagatttgcAAATGCCTAATCAGCCTGACCTTGATGCACAAGACGTACGAGATGATAGAACTGGTAGTTCATTGTATTCCTCTGGTACATTAGTAACTGATTCCAAGGAACCAATTTGA
- the LOC25482502 gene encoding LEAF RUST 10 DISEASE-RESISTANCEUS RECEPTOR-LIKE PROTEIN KINASE-like 2.2, producing MDTCYYIGKQKMQSLTFVVVLLILIFSYNIADGDEQQESCSRRCGVHNISHPFRLKDSPKKCGDNRYNLSCEDNNQLILYHGSFGKYYVQSINYNNFTIQLSYFNILSNNSIPPSDFSPFFTSNIYVPYLEKNNSLSNRLTKLMLHVSCPNQAGYIYRDNCRNSSLYSRYENSFYVDGYFKTLSELGLRDGCRIELMFLTSWSPQDGNNNNISCTDINRMMSYGFEVSWLNSLCKDDWHAEFDQNNHLHCRRPGDDRYFEAVRVGPIKTYYLERKLWVARGKVTLIYIGELIVLFSLFKFVLGALCMIVLLIYKWRRKHLSMYDGVEDFLSSDNSIIPIRYSYRDIKKITEQFKTKLGNGGYGSVFKGQLRSGRLVAVKLLDKAKSSDQDFVNEVATIGRIHHVNVVQLIGFCVEGSKRVLIYEFMPNGSLEKYIFSHTKENYSLSCEQLYSISLGVARGIEYLHHGCNMKILHFDIKPHNILLDENFNPKVSDFGLARLCPTDKSIVSLTAARGTIGYMAPELFYRNVGTISYKADVYSFGMLLMEMASRRKNLNALAEQSSQIYFPFWIYDKFHDGSEVTIENDTDQEMKLAKKMMIVALWCIQTKPDDRPSMDKVLEMLEEEDGDLQIPNKPYFCPQDSPIADVYSSNSWTSDGTSVSGSKGPN from the exons ATGGATACTTGTTATTATAtcggaaaacaaaaaatgcaatccTTAACCTTTGTTGTGGTGTTACTAATACTGATATTCTCGTACAATATTGCAGATGGTGATGAACAACAAGAGTCATGTTCAAGAAGGTGCGGTGTTCATAACATCAGCCACCCTTTCCGATTGAAAGACAGTCCCAAAAAATGTGGTGACAATAGGTACAACCTATCATGTGAGGACAACAATCAATTGATTTTGTACCATGGTTCATTTGGAAAATACTATGTACAATCAATTAATTACAACAACTTTACCATCCAACTATCGTATTTCAATATTCTTTCTAATAACTCCATCCCTCCTAGTGATTTCAGTCCTTTTTTCACCTCAAATATCTACGTACCTTATCTAGAAAAAAACAATTCGTTGAGCAATAGATTGACGAAACTTATGTTGCATGTGAGCTGTCCGAACCAGGCTGGTTACATATACAGAGATAACTGTAGGAATAGTAGTTTGTATTCACGGTACGAGAATTCTTTCTATGTTGATGGCTACTTCAAAACTCTTTCGGAGTTGGGGTTGAGAGATGGATGTCGTATAGAGCTTATGTTTCTCACATCTTGGTCTCCTCAAGATGgcaacaacaataacatttCTTGCACGGACATCAACCGTATGATGTCTTATGGATTTGAAGTCTCTTGGCTCAATAGTCTTTGTAAAGATGATTGGCATGCAGAGTTTGATCAAAATAACCACCTTCATTGTCGTCGTCCAG GTGATGACCGGTATTTTGAGGCCGTAAGAGTTGGACCTATCAAGACGTATTACCTAG AACGGAAATTATGGGTTGCGAGGGGCAAAGTTACCTTGATTTACATAG GTGAGTTGATTGTTTTGTTCAGCCTTTTTAAATTTGTTCTTGGAGCACTATGTATGATTGTATTATTAATCTACAAATGGCGACGGAAGCATCTATCTATGTATGACGGCGTCGAAGATTTTCTTAGTAGTGACAATAGCATCATCCCTATAAGGTACTCTTACAGAGATATAAAAAAGATAACCGAACAATTCAAGACAAAACTAGGCAATGGAGGGTATGGATCTGTTTTCAAAGGACAACTTCGAAGTGGTCGTCTTGTAGCAGTCAAATTATTGGACAAAGCCAAGTCCAGTGATCAAGATTTTGTCAATGAAGTTGCTACCATTGGTAGGATTCACCATGTTAATGTGGTGCAGCTCATTGGTTTTTGTGTGGAAGGTTCAAAACGTGTTCTTATATATGAATTCATGCCAAATGGATCACttgaaaaatacatattttctcATACAAAAGAGAATTATTCCTTAAGTTGCGAACAATTGTATTCAATTTCTCTTGGAGTGGCTCGTGGCATTGAGTACTTGCATCATGGATGCAATATGAAAATTCTACACTTTGATATAAAGCCTCATAACATTCTTCTTGATGAAAATTTCAATCCAAAAGTTTCTGATTTTGGACTAGCTAGACTTTGTCCTACAGATAAAAGCATTGTGTCATTAACTGCAGCAAGAGGAACCATTGGATATATGGCCCCTGAACTATTCTACAGAAATGTTGGCACAATATCTTACAAAGCTGATGTATATAGTTTTGGGATGTTGTTGATGGAGATGGCAAGTAGAAGGAAGAACTTGAATGCATTGGCTGAGCAATCCAGccaaatttattttcctttttggaTTTATGATAAATTTCATGATGGAAGTGAAGTAACAATTGAGAACGACACAGATCAGGAAATGAAGCTAGCAAAGAAAATGATGATTGTGGCGTTATGGTGTATACAGACAAAACCTGATGATCGTCCTTCAATGGATAAAGTTTTGGAGATgcttgaagaagaagatggagaCTTGCAGATTCCTAATAAGCCTTACTTTTGTCCACAAGATTCACCAATAGCGGATGTTTACAGTAGCAACTCATGGACTTCCGATGGTACATCAGTTAGTGGTTCCAAGGGACCAAACTGA